A genome region from Coprococcus phoceensis includes the following:
- a CDS encoding tyrosine-type recombinase/integrase — MNKKPIIKPDVKESFQYGDIVSWKFRDTITPVRGKFAYRFSLTFSTEIVIPMQKGGYSTKTEALKAKEFAIAELHSKRFIPFEYTLKEFFDYWLYYYMIDERKISYHTFCSYRNVIYNYFLKTWDPNSKITDIERNDIKKGLDSIEKVSVLRLSYTVLKGAFTYAKNHQMIRINPALTAIRMKKKAVKKAYNQALREGTIKHQKKEYPILSIPQISLLLLKCKETRTEMYIPLLLTLTTGLRISEVIAIKFSDIDWWEGELHVRRQLGRTTSNDGEADNRLCTQEVKTKSHSGERDIPLGDFVIDELIVARHKYETVQKSNPQFQDLDFVCFRENGLPYNRGSLGKSFKELLADCNLPKMRWHDLRHTYATVLKKNDISLKAISVCMGHNGTGVTKDVYINLPEEIYDCEKVIGNFIIDILPQTDFVFDIQISEKDLLELLPQKVYNTVG, encoded by the coding sequence ATGAATAAAAAGCCAATTATAAAACCTGATGTTAAAGAAAGTTTTCAATATGGTGATATTGTTTCATGGAAATTTAGAGATACAATTACTCCTGTAAGAGGAAAATTTGCATACCGTTTTTCTCTGACGTTTTCCACTGAAATTGTAATTCCTATGCAAAAAGGTGGATATAGTACGAAAACAGAAGCGCTGAAAGCAAAGGAATTTGCGATTGCTGAGTTGCATTCAAAAAGGTTTATTCCTTTTGAATACACGCTAAAGGAATTTTTTGACTACTGGCTATATTATTACATGATTGATGAAAGAAAGATATCCTATCATACATTTTGTAGTTATCGCAATGTAATCTACAATTACTTTTTAAAAACATGGGATCCAAACAGCAAAATTACAGATATCGAGCGTAACGATATTAAAAAAGGGCTGGATTCTATTGAAAAAGTGAGTGTTTTGCGTTTATCCTATACTGTTTTGAAAGGTGCTTTTACATACGCAAAAAACCATCAGATGATACGAATAAATCCTGCTCTAACTGCAATTCGTATGAAAAAAAAGGCTGTGAAAAAAGCTTATAATCAAGCGTTAAGAGAAGGCACTATAAAACATCAAAAAAAGGAGTATCCCATTCTTTCCATTCCGCAAATTTCATTATTGCTGTTAAAATGTAAAGAAACCAGAACAGAAATGTATATACCATTACTTTTGACGTTAACAACCGGTCTTCGAATATCTGAAGTGATTGCAATCAAATTCTCGGATATTGATTGGTGGGAAGGGGAATTACATGTCAGACGACAGTTAGGGAGAACAACTTCAAATGATGGTGAGGCAGACAACCGATTATGTACACAAGAGGTGAAAACAAAATCTCATTCAGGAGAACGTGATATTCCTTTAGGCGATTTTGTTATAGATGAATTGATTGTGGCACGCCATAAGTATGAAACAGTGCAGAAATCCAATCCCCAATTTCAGGATCTGGACTTTGTATGTTTTAGAGAAAACGGTTTGCCCTATAACAGGGGTAGTTTGGGGAAATCTTTTAAAGAACTGTTGGCAGATTGCAATTTGCCCAAAATGCGATGGCATGATTTGAGGCATACATACGCAACTGTTTTAAAGAAAAATGATATTAGTTTGAAAGCGATATCTGTCTGTATGGGACATAATGGAACAGGGGTTACAAAGGATGTTTATATCAATCTTCCTGAAGAAATATATGACTGTGAGAAGGTGATTGGCAATTTTATAATAGATATTCTGCCTCAAACAGATTTTGTATTCGACATTCAGATATCTGAGAAAGATTTGCTTGAACTCCTTCCGCAAAAAGTATATAATACGGTGGGTTAA
- a CDS encoding site-specific integrase yields MEKSMTNKGAVFYENGTWSFLTKTVNCNTYTIEYEKKTGFCSVEEAKQAQEQENERYQKQMKRIKSLTNMRYTFFEYLDYWCQKIFLPNADSSIKVGYSWTIYKIIIPNTPKDILIGMVSSDYLNEILENCKDYCKSAGRMINKVFNVALKDALDDGYLETNPLLDMKKYYWDVPAMVVYSKKQIRTLLQAAYEYHSVYLEILLALFVGLRKGEILGLKYSDFNSENQTVKVERQVTRDYEIVVKGNLSYKVLSSKQSVKPPKSLCSYRTLRIHNIIFQELEIRKKENMQLFEKLGEAEPKWRDFICIGPKGNIKGETTCNAALERMCERNSLPKIGMHDLRHIFATILIEQGMQLEEISKIMGHKSIATTFEIYCGIIEAKGKISALIDSSFDPINAASKSAAGECAHE; encoded by the coding sequence ATGGAAAAATCAATGACTAATAAAGGAGCTGTATTTTATGAAAATGGCACATGGAGTTTTCTGACAAAGACAGTTAACTGTAATACCTATACAATAGAATATGAGAAAAAAACAGGATTTTGCTCTGTCGAAGAGGCAAAGCAGGCACAAGAGCAAGAAAATGAACGATATCAAAAACAGATGAAACGAATTAAAAGTTTAACAAATATGAGATATACGTTCTTTGAATATTTAGATTACTGGTGTCAAAAAATTTTTCTTCCTAATGCAGACAGTTCTATAAAAGTGGGGTATTCATGGACGATTTATAAAATCATTATTCCAAATACACCGAAGGATATTTTAATAGGCATGGTATCTTCCGATTATCTAAATGAAATTTTAGAGAATTGTAAAGACTATTGTAAAAGTGCAGGGCGAATGATAAACAAAGTATTTAATGTAGCCTTGAAAGATGCTCTTGATGATGGCTATCTTGAGACCAATCCGTTGCTAGATATGAAAAAGTATTATTGGGACGTTCCTGCAATGGTTGTATATTCTAAAAAGCAGATACGGACATTGCTTCAAGCGGCGTATGAATACCATTCTGTTTATTTAGAGATTTTACTGGCTTTGTTTGTAGGTTTACGCAAGGGTGAAATTTTAGGGTTAAAATATTCGGATTTTAATTCGGAAAATCAAACGGTTAAAGTAGAACGGCAGGTTACGAGAGACTATGAAATTGTTGTAAAAGGGAATTTATCTTATAAGGTATTATCTTCAAAGCAATCTGTAAAACCGCCAAAATCATTATGTAGTTATCGGACACTGCGTATCCATAACATTATTTTTCAAGAATTAGAAATTCGAAAAAAGGAAAATATGCAGTTGTTTGAAAAACTTGGAGAAGCTGAACCAAAATGGAGAGATTTTATCTGTATTGGACCAAAAGGAAATATAAAAGGAGAAACTACCTGTAACGCTGCTTTAGAGCGTATGTGTGAAAGAAACTCACTTCCCAAAATCGGTATGCATGATTTGCGTCATATATTTGCAACAATTTTAATTGAGCAAGGAATGCAGTTGGAAGAAATTTCTAAAATAATGGGGCATAAAAGCATTGCAACAACCTTTGAAATTTATTGTGGCATTATTGAAGCGAAAGGGAAAATTTCAGCATTGATTGATTCCTCATTTGATCCAATTAATGCCGCTTCCAAATCTGCTGCGGGAGAGTGTGCACATGAATAA
- a CDS encoding helix-turn-helix domain-containing protein: MRSLGGEHIGTHSEEKRVYEVEDIQEILNIGRTKAYAFIQEVYVKQKPFKVIKIGNIYRIPKSSFDHWLDEGN, encoded by the coding sequence ATGAGAAGCTTAGGAGGTGAGCATATAGGTACACATTCAGAAGAAAAACGTGTATACGAAGTAGAAGATATTCAGGAAATCTTAAATATTGGACGTACAAAAGCCTATGCTTTTATACAAGAGGTGTATGTAAAACAAAAACCATTCAAAGTTATAAAAATTGGAAATATTTATCGTATTCCAAAGTCTTCATTCGACCATTGGTTAGATGAAGGAAACTAA
- a CDS encoding DEAD/DEAH box helicase has product MEKYKKDTELQIPIEQRQKLNEKILYLVENHEAELYGITPEDIFNVYTGNGGLHGLDRKDFQNFHAYTEAKKEIEQGQFFTPAEVCEFLVSCVKPEAEDIIYDLTYGKGDFFNYLPTESNIYGTELDMKAVKIAQYLYPKANLQYGDIRQYSPVLSGDIVFGNPPFHLEWGTKEAPVSSQMYYCKKAYQVLKNGGLLVLLVPESFLSDDFSNKGDIEEINQMFNLIVQFSLPADVFKEYGVTSFRTKAMILQKKSQYVTERPYTTKKEVLKHPQEIYQTYVLPVLQERRKNAANIYFECQNTDLEGRQKQAFQEKTVKLLFDIKRNRKITHKAGQAEGILQEYLKQTKPEELSWQEWEKIKIQPEDVLRKLKEILSSANKTYRNETRIVKTNYRFKVKDYRENGSDVELGSIHSFVLTKAEVPGFEKFLKKKRQNFELQEIPLKKIKQDQKIAEYLEKWHVKSQMTGEVKYLNPIQKQEVNKLLQKRYAALQFSMGTGKSLCTLVMAQYRIKYSAVRNVFIVSTALAINNTWEEILTDYQIDFYRIRKRKDIKRVQKGQIVLLTVNLLTDLKREMKKLVRIRCQKVMLIFDESDTISNGSSKRTKAMLSVFRKCRYKVLATGTMTRNNVVEAAPQLELLYNNSIHYLAKNEWIFRFRNGQMEKYANPFFNQPFPAYKKGYELFSFSYLPKKITVFGLEKANQDIYNSSFLDELLEKTVITKNFEEVVGRKIYKIYQGTCSFNQTEKEVYLTAIKEFDKIRRKYFMACKNARKDAMFRILQQLMLLLKICADPSLAYEYNSNEPPTKVKKAIHLLQMWEKERVAIGVRKIEVAESYYHYLKQAFPKRPIFMITGKKNPCKQRQRIVEELRKTENGILLSTQQSLSESMNIDDVDKIILPELHYNHAAMEQYYFRFIRYTSQNFKQVVFLIYENSIEVNLLKMILAKEKINLFMKNQLIASGELYEKFGINPQIFSLLMTTGVDQEGKLQIQWGEQKIR; this is encoded by the coding sequence ATGGAAAAATACAAAAAAGATACGGAACTTCAAATACCAATAGAGCAAAGGCAAAAATTGAATGAAAAAATCTTGTATCTAGTGGAAAACCATGAAGCAGAACTATATGGGATCACACCAGAGGATATTTTTAATGTATACACGGGAAATGGTGGGCTACATGGACTGGACAGGAAGGACTTTCAAAATTTTCATGCTTATACAGAAGCGAAAAAAGAAATCGAGCAGGGACAATTTTTTACACCAGCGGAAGTATGTGAATTTCTTGTTTCCTGTGTCAAACCGGAAGCAGAGGATATTATTTATGATTTGACTTATGGAAAAGGAGATTTTTTTAATTATCTCCCTACAGAAAGTAATATCTATGGGACAGAACTTGATATGAAAGCAGTGAAGATTGCCCAGTACCTCTACCCAAAGGCAAATCTGCAATATGGCGATATCCGGCAGTATTCCCCTGTTTTAAGCGGAGATATTGTATTTGGAAATCCGCCTTTTCATTTGGAATGGGGAACAAAAGAAGCACCGGTATCTTCCCAAATGTATTATTGCAAAAAAGCATATCAGGTACTGAAAAACGGAGGCCTTTTGGTTTTGCTGGTTCCGGAAAGTTTCCTTTCAGATGATTTTTCAAATAAAGGGGATATTGAAGAAATCAATCAGATGTTTAATTTGATTGTACAATTTTCTTTGCCAGCAGATGTATTCAAAGAGTATGGTGTGACATCTTTTCGGACAAAAGCCATGATCTTACAGAAAAAGAGTCAATATGTAACAGAAAGACCTTACACCACAAAGAAGGAGGTTCTGAAACATCCCCAAGAAATTTATCAAACTTATGTGTTACCGGTTCTTCAGGAACGGAGAAAAAATGCTGCAAATATTTATTTTGAATGCCAGAATACAGACTTAGAGGGAAGGCAGAAACAGGCATTTCAAGAAAAAACAGTGAAACTGTTGTTTGATATCAAAAGAAATCGAAAGATTACTCATAAAGCGGGACAGGCAGAGGGAATTTTGCAAGAGTACCTGAAACAAACAAAACCAGAGGAACTATCCTGGCAGGAGTGGGAAAAAATCAAGATACAGCCGGAAGATGTTTTACGGAAATTAAAGGAAATTTTATCTTCTGCGAATAAGACTTACAGGAATGAAACTCGGATTGTAAAGACAAATTATAGATTTAAAGTAAAGGATTATCGCGAAAATGGAAGTGATGTAGAGTTAGGTTCTATCCATTCGTTTGTTTTAACAAAAGCGGAAGTTCCAGGATTTGAAAAATTTTTGAAAAAGAAACGACAGAACTTTGAACTACAGGAAATACCATTAAAAAAAATAAAACAGGATCAGAAAATTGCAGAATATCTGGAAAAGTGGCATGTAAAAAGCCAGATGACAGGAGAAGTCAAATATCTAAATCCTATACAGAAACAAGAAGTGAATAAACTGTTGCAGAAACGATATGCCGCCCTACAGTTTTCTATGGGAACCGGAAAAAGCCTTTGTACGCTGGTGATGGCACAGTACAGAATAAAATATAGCGCTGTTCGGAATGTGTTTATTGTTAGCACAGCTCTGGCAATCAATAATACATGGGAAGAAATACTGACAGACTATCAGATTGATTTTTACCGTATCCGAAAAAGAAAAGATATCAAAAGGGTGCAGAAAGGGCAGATTGTACTTTTGACAGTCAACTTACTGACAGACTTAAAAAGAGAGATGAAAAAACTGGTCCGTATCCGTTGTCAGAAGGTCATGTTGATTTTCGATGAAAGCGATACAATCAGCAATGGAAGTTCCAAGAGGACAAAAGCAATGCTTTCTGTCTTCCGAAAGTGCAGATATAAAGTGCTGGCGACTGGAACAATGACGCGAAACAATGTTGTAGAAGCTGCTCCACAATTAGAGCTGCTTTATAATAATTCGATTCATTATCTGGCAAAAAATGAGTGGATTTTCCGATTCAGGAATGGACAGATGGAAAAATATGCGAACCCTTTTTTTAATCAACCATTTCCTGCCTATAAAAAGGGCTATGAACTATTTTCTTTCTCTTATTTGCCAAAGAAGATTACGGTGTTTGGCCTTGAAAAGGCAAACCAAGACATTTATAATTCCTCATTTTTAGATGAATTATTAGAAAAAACCGTAATAACAAAAAATTTTGAGGAAGTAGTTGGTAGAAAAATTTATAAAATTTATCAAGGAACTTGCTCTTTTAATCAGACAGAAAAGGAAGTCTATCTGACTGCCATAAAAGAATTTGATAAAATCCGCAGGAAATACTTTATGGCTTGTAAAAACGCAAGAAAAGATGCTATGTTTCGGATTTTACAACAATTGATGTTGCTTCTGAAAATATGTGCAGATCCCTCTCTTGCATACGAATATAACAGTAATGAACCGCCTACAAAAGTTAAAAAAGCAATCCATCTTTTGCAGATGTGGGAAAAAGAAAGAGTTGCCATTGGAGTTCGCAAGATAGAAGTAGCGGAGTCCTATTACCACTATTTAAAACAGGCATTTCCGAAAAGACCAATTTTTATGATCACAGGAAAGAAAAATCCTTGTAAACAGCGGCAGCGGATTGTGGAAGAACTGAGAAAGACAGAGAATGGAATTTTGCTTTCTACACAGCAAAGCTTATCAGAGTCCATGAATATTGATGATGTGGATAAAATTATTTTGCCGGAACTTCACTATAACCATGCAGCTATGGAACAATATTATTTTCGGTTTATTCGTTATACATCTCAGAATTTTAAACAAGTGGTATTTTTGATTTACGAAAATTCTATTGAAGTGAATCTGCTAAAAATGATATTGGCAAAGGAGAAAATTAATTTGTTCATGAAAAATCAATTGATAGCGAGCGGAGAATTATATGAAAAATTCGGTATCAACCCTCAGATATTTTCTCTTTTAATGACAACTGGTGTAGATCAGGAAGGAAAACTTCAAATTCAATGGGGTGAGCAGAAAATCCGTTAG
- a CDS encoding PcfJ domain-containing protein — protein sequence MKKALLKKIPVVEAGIKDKQYMELCRQNYLLKVQKATVEHKRTLILNLYDAEDIKNEQYLPFCRIFFFSGDFITYFIRENRWSVKPLDILEAKKGNFISQIAIRTCKEKKSIKQFFHRADDAVDSIELIEIEQYKIKEEKALERKKRMTKDIEYLFRSVKPVTRKFEKWLEHEVLKESQYIFYQYSRKKMIDCTCSHCKSEYQLEKSIPRHNKEYICPICKRKSIFKANGKAGYFVDQAEAVKIEKASDGIILRHFEVRKSYAAHGMGKYTLSHQEDYRAVFHEKFRFYYPVYSCLVHKYVWKEKYIDPYFYYKYHMNYTIKVYQTITQMPGMVYPYNLKNIFKGTPFEYCSLDYFVKHNRSVEFPVVYYLKTYLKFPLLEQLVKQNMFYFALECLYHLPSEWKETKETNIRHLLGINSRFCSIMIKYNMGAKELEVLKKMEKRNIHLSEQEILGYCKIFESNKDFLELHQYASIRKIVNYLGKQISKDVKGKAYKLSSDVSGISSAEMKYYQTYIRSWKDYIGWAEKLEYDLKSRYILFPKNFKDVHDKTFQEYQKLENKIERKKQAKERRTVNKLLKKDIKLLDTQIQDKDYLLKVPENYQEIQKEGETLGHCVGSYIPHIANRKCDVYFIRKKTDPDTPFFTVDWRGGKIVQCQGKGRIHYPQEMVEFVCYAEEKLRFLKGEEEKKAA from the coding sequence ATGAAGAAAGCATTACTTAAAAAGATACCGGTTGTAGAAGCCGGTATTAAGGATAAGCAATATATGGAACTTTGCAGACAAAACTATCTGCTGAAAGTACAAAAGGCTACGGTAGAGCATAAACGGACTTTAATTCTAAATCTTTATGATGCTGAAGACATCAAAAATGAGCAATACCTTCCGTTCTGTCGCATTTTCTTTTTCAGTGGAGACTTTATTACATATTTTATAAGAGAAAACCGTTGGTCTGTAAAACCGTTGGATATATTGGAAGCTAAAAAGGGAAACTTTATATCTCAGATTGCGATACGAACATGTAAGGAAAAAAAGAGTATTAAACAATTTTTTCATCGCGCAGATGATGCAGTAGACAGCATAGAGTTGATAGAAATAGAACAGTATAAAATAAAAGAAGAAAAGGCATTAGAAAGAAAAAAAAGAATGACAAAAGATATAGAGTATCTATTTCGCAGTGTGAAACCAGTGACTAGAAAATTTGAAAAATGGCTGGAACATGAGGTACTAAAAGAAAGTCAGTACATTTTCTATCAGTATTCTAGAAAAAAAATGATAGATTGCACATGTAGTCACTGTAAATCTGAGTATCAATTGGAGAAATCCATACCAAGGCATAACAAAGAATACATATGTCCTATTTGCAAACGGAAATCAATTTTTAAAGCAAACGGAAAGGCAGGATATTTTGTTGATCAAGCAGAAGCTGTTAAAATTGAAAAAGCATCAGATGGAATCATATTACGCCATTTTGAAGTAAGAAAATCTTATGCTGCACATGGTATGGGAAAATATACATTATCTCATCAAGAAGACTATCGGGCTGTATTTCACGAGAAATTTCGCTTTTATTACCCTGTGTATAGCTGTCTTGTTCATAAATATGTATGGAAAGAGAAATATATAGATCCTTATTTCTATTATAAATACCATATGAATTATACCATAAAGGTCTATCAGACGATAACTCAAATGCCCGGAATGGTGTATCCATATAATTTGAAAAATATTTTTAAAGGGACTCCATTTGAGTATTGCTCTTTAGATTATTTTGTTAAACATAATCGTTCTGTAGAATTCCCAGTTGTATATTATTTGAAGACATATTTAAAATTCCCATTGCTTGAACAATTGGTGAAGCAGAATATGTTTTATTTTGCTTTGGAATGTTTATATCACCTTCCAAGTGAGTGGAAAGAAACAAAAGAAACAAATATCAGGCATCTATTAGGAATAAATTCACGTTTTTGTTCTATTATGATCAAGTATAATATGGGAGCAAAGGAATTGGAAGTTTTGAAAAAAATGGAGAAACGAAACATCCATTTGTCTGAACAGGAGATTCTTGGGTATTGTAAAATCTTTGAGAGTAATAAAGATTTTTTGGAATTACATCAGTATGCATCTATTCGAAAAATTGTGAATTATTTGGGAAAACAGATTTCAAAAGATGTGAAAGGAAAGGCATATAAACTGTCCAGTGATGTATCTGGTATCAGTAGTGCTGAAATGAAATACTATCAGACATATATAAGAAGCTGGAAAGATTATATTGGATGGGCAGAAAAATTGGAATATGATCTGAAAAGCCGATACATTCTGTTTCCAAAAAATTTCAAAGATGTTCACGACAAGACTTTTCAGGAGTATCAAAAACTAGAAAATAAAATAGAAAGAAAAAAACAGGCAAAAGAAAGGCGAACAGTGAACAAACTTTTAAAGAAAGATATAAAATTACTGGATACACAAATTCAGGATAAAGACTATCTCTTAAAAGTTCCTGAGAATTATCAGGAAATCCAAAAAGAAGGAGAGACGTTAGGACATTGTGTAGGAAGCTATATCCCACATATTGCCAATCGGAAATGTGATGTGTATTTTATCCGGAAAAAAACAGATCCGGATACTCCTTTTTTTACTGTTGACTGGAGAGGAGGGAAGATTGTGCAATGTCAGGGGAAAGGGCGGATCCATTATCCGCAGGAAATGGTAGAATTTGTTTGCTATGCAGAAGAAAAATTAAGGTTTCTAAAGGGAGAAGAAGAGAAAAAGGCTGCGTAG
- the dnaN gene encoding DNA polymerase III subunit beta produces MKIICKKTDLAKAVQTVSKAVPTKSSTSILECILLRAEKEEITLTGNNLELGIETVMSGNVEEEGSIAIQAKVFGEIVRKLPEGDVVIETGEKDQATVRCKKTKYNLSVKSALEYTCIPDVEWKNRVMISEFELKEAIRQTIFSVADTSSKKAMTGELWEINGKELKIVALDGHRISLRKVKLKKEYEPQKVIVPGKNLAEMIKIIGGDPEKEVAVYFTENHIQFEIENTRAISRLIEGEYLKVEQLLSKDYGTKIKVQKKELQECIDRAGLLLKDDTKKPIILNIEENILSLEVASNMGSMNESMFIVKEGEKLRIGFNPKFLLEMLRVIDDEEVFMYFTSAKTPCTVRDEKDSYVYLVLPVNLSTAA; encoded by the coding sequence ATGAAGATTATTTGTAAAAAGACAGATTTAGCAAAAGCAGTTCAGACAGTATCAAAGGCAGTTCCGACAAAATCATCTACCTCTATTTTGGAGTGTATCCTGCTTCGAGCGGAAAAGGAAGAAATTACCCTCACCGGAAACAATTTGGAATTAGGAATTGAAACGGTGATGTCAGGAAATGTTGAAGAAGAGGGAAGCATTGCAATTCAGGCAAAAGTATTTGGCGAGATTGTACGAAAGCTTCCAGAGGGAGATGTCGTCATAGAGACTGGAGAAAAAGATCAAGCGACTGTGCGCTGTAAAAAAACGAAGTATAATCTTTCAGTAAAATCAGCATTAGAGTATACCTGTATACCAGATGTGGAATGGAAAAATCGTGTTATGATCTCAGAGTTTGAGTTAAAAGAAGCAATCAGACAAACGATTTTTTCAGTAGCAGATACTTCTTCTAAGAAGGCAATGACAGGAGAATTGTGGGAAATTAATGGAAAGGAGTTGAAAATTGTTGCATTGGACGGACACCGTATTTCACTCAGAAAAGTCAAACTGAAAAAGGAATACGAACCACAAAAGGTCATTGTTCCAGGAAAAAACCTTGCAGAAATGATTAAGATTATTGGCGGGGATCCAGAAAAGGAAGTTGCAGTTTATTTTACAGAGAACCATATTCAGTTTGAGATTGAAAATACAAGAGCAATCTCCCGGTTGATTGAGGGAGAATATTTAAAAGTGGAACAATTGTTATCAAAGGATTATGGAACAAAAATAAAAGTGCAGAAAAAAGAATTACAGGAATGTATTGACAGAGCAGGTTTATTGTTGAAGGACGATACGAAAAAGCCGATCATTCTAAATATTGAAGAAAACATTTTATCGTTAGAAGTAGCCTCAAACATGGGATCTATGAATGAAAGTATGTTCATTGTAAAAGAGGGAGAAAAATTACGAATTGGGTTTAATCCGAAATTTTTATTAGAGATGCTACGGGTGATTGATGATGAGGAAGTCTTTATGTATTTTACAAGTGCGAAAACCCCATGTACTGTAAGAGATGAAAAAGACAGTTATGTGTACCTAGTCCTTCCGGTCAACCTTAGTACCGCAGCATAA